CCGTTCATGCCGATCGATGATACAAACAGCGCTTACAAATTCGGCGTGAACTATGTGTTCTACGCGTTGACGCATTAAAAGAAATGGTTCCGAGTTCCGGGTTCGTGGTTCCGGGTTCTTCGATGACACTTCATTTTGAAAGCGCGAACCCTGAACCCGGAACCCGGAACCCTGAACCCCGAACCCGGAACCCTGAACCTTAATCGAGGAGAGAATGGCAATAGATACTCAAGAGATCATCCGAGAAGACGAACTGCTGCTTGATAAGCTCGTTGCGGCGCGCCAGCAGGTTCTCAACGAGGTGCGCAAGGTCATCGTCGGGCAAGACGAAGTCATCGATCAAACGCTCATATCGCTATTCGTAGGCGGCCACTCGCTGGTTACTGGCGCGCCGGGACTCGCGAAGACGCTGTTGATAAGAACTCTCGCAAACGTACTCGAATTGTCATTCAAACGAATTCAATTCACACCCGACCTGATGCCGTCCGACATCACCGGCACCGACATCATCGAGGAGGACCGCTCGACCGGGCATCGCAAGCTCGAGTTCATTCACGGGCCGATCTTCGCCAACATCATCCTTGCAGATGAAATCAACCGCACCCCACCAAAAACTCAAGCCGCGCTGCTCGAAGCGATGCAAGAAGGCAGCGTCACGGTGCAAGGGACGACTTACACTCTGCCGAAACCGTTTTACGTGTTGGCTACTCAGAACCCAATCGAGATGGAAGGCACCTATCCGTTGCCCGAGGCGCAGCTTGACCGGTTCATGTTCAACATCCAGATCGGCTATCTGAACGAGGACGACGAAGTCGACGTGGTGAATCAAACGACTTCTAATCAGGACATCAGGTTTGAACGCAACGTGACCGGCCCCGACATCCTGGCATTCCAGCGGTTGGTCCGGCGGGTGCCCGTAGCGGACTCGGTTACTCGCTATGCCGTGAAGCTGGTAGGCGCGAGCCGCCCGGTGTCTGATAGCTCGCCGGATTTCATAAAGCGCTGGGTGAACTGGGGAGCGTCGCTTCGAGCGTCGCAGTTCTTGATTCTCGGCGGCAAGGCTCGCGCGGTGATGAGCGGGCGCTACAACGTGTCATGCGAAGACGTGCGCGCGCTGGCTTATCCG
This region of Acidobacteriota bacterium genomic DNA includes:
- a CDS encoding AAA family ATPase; the encoded protein is MAIDTQEIIREDELLLDKLVAARQQVLNEVRKVIVGQDEVIDQTLISLFVGGHSLVTGAPGLAKTLLIRTLANVLELSFKRIQFTPDLMPSDITGTDIIEEDRSTGHRKLEFIHGPIFANIILADEINRTPPKTQAALLEAMQEGSVTVQGTTYTLPKPFYVLATQNPIEMEGTYPLPEAQLDRFMFNIQIGYLNEDDEVDVVNQTTSNQDIRFERNVTGPDILAFQRLVRRVPVADSVTRYAVKLVGASRPVSDSSPDFIKRWVNWGASLRASQFLILGGKARAVMSGRYNVSCEDVRALAYPILRHRILLNFHAESERVKPDDVIRRLIETVPEPKSGL